In Variovorax paradoxus, a single genomic region encodes these proteins:
- a CDS encoding extracellular solute-binding protein yields the protein MRFLWAWSLMVCAVPAWAAHGYALWDDLKYGPDFKAFDYVDPAAPKGGELRLVSNLRVSTFDKYNPFTIKGSAPAYLDSLLFDTLLTGSMDETASGYGLLAEDVTVAPDRRSVTFRLRPEARFHNGMPVEAADVKHSYDTLIGPYTSPGYKTLLQEVDGADVIDARTIRFRFKTPNRELPLIVGSLPIFSRAWGVENGKAKPFDQVVMDIPIGSGAYKIGPVRFGKDITYVRDPGYWARDLPVNRGSHNFDRITVKIYKDNTARLEALKAGEFDMMSFYSAGDWARRVNGKRFNTGELVKREFQHKKPAGFQSFVLNSRRDKLKDPRVREALGLALDYEWMNRQMFYGGYPRVTDLFGNTDCEAKGLPSPEEKALLEPWRGKIPDASFGPMYTPPTTEGEGHSLRNNLRRARDLLKEAGWEYRDGALRNAKGERMTLEYLDSKEGGVRTVSPWVRNLEKLGITLNFATVDFALYQERLDRFDFDITTINFPGTNNPGQSLLEIFGSKAAKTESSGNYMGVSTPAIDALLKDIVDADTKAELMPACRALDRVIMHSHYLIPQWTLTSHRIVYDDWRLSFKSPMPPYAGGEDWVMGTWWAKQPPKQ from the coding sequence ATGCGGTTTCTCTGGGCCTGGTCGTTGATGGTGTGTGCGGTTCCCGCGTGGGCCGCGCATGGATATGCACTCTGGGACGACCTGAAATACGGCCCCGATTTCAAGGCCTTCGACTACGTCGACCCGGCCGCGCCCAAGGGCGGCGAGCTGCGGCTGGTAAGCAACCTGCGCGTTTCCACCTTCGACAAGTACAACCCGTTCACCATCAAGGGCTCCGCGCCGGCCTACCTCGACAGCCTGCTGTTCGACACGCTGCTGACCGGCTCGATGGACGAAACCGCCTCCGGTTACGGACTGCTGGCCGAAGACGTCACCGTGGCGCCCGACCGCCGCAGCGTGACCTTCCGCCTGCGTCCCGAGGCCAGGTTCCACAACGGCATGCCGGTCGAGGCGGCCGATGTGAAGCACAGCTACGACACGCTGATCGGCCCCTACACCTCGCCGGGCTACAAGACCCTGCTGCAGGAAGTCGACGGCGCCGACGTGATCGACGCGCGCACCATCCGCTTTCGCTTCAAGACGCCGAACCGCGAACTGCCGCTGATCGTCGGCAGCCTGCCGATCTTCAGCCGCGCATGGGGCGTGGAGAACGGCAAGGCCAAGCCTTTCGACCAGGTGGTGATGGACATTCCCATCGGCAGCGGCGCATACAAGATCGGCCCAGTGCGTTTCGGCAAGGACATCACCTACGTGCGCGACCCCGGCTACTGGGCGCGCGATCTTCCCGTGAACCGCGGCTCGCACAACTTCGACCGCATCACCGTGAAGATCTACAAGGACAACACGGCCCGGCTCGAGGCGCTGAAGGCCGGCGAGTTCGACATGATGAGCTTCTACTCGGCTGGCGACTGGGCGCGGCGGGTCAACGGCAAGCGCTTCAACACCGGGGAGCTGGTCAAGCGCGAGTTCCAGCACAAGAAGCCCGCGGGCTTCCAGAGCTTCGTGCTCAACAGCCGCCGCGACAAGCTGAAGGATCCGCGCGTGCGCGAGGCGCTGGGCCTGGCGCTCGACTACGAATGGATGAACCGCCAGATGTTCTACGGCGGCTATCCGCGCGTGACCGACCTGTTCGGCAACACCGACTGCGAAGCCAAGGGCCTGCCGTCGCCCGAAGAAAAAGCCTTGCTCGAACCCTGGCGCGGCAAGATTCCCGACGCGAGCTTCGGGCCGATGTATACGCCTCCCACCACCGAGGGCGAGGGCCATTCGCTGCGCAACAACCTGCGCCGCGCGCGGGACCTGTTGAAGGAAGCCGGCTGGGAGTACCGCGACGGCGCGCTGCGCAACGCCAAGGGCGAGCGCATGACGCTCGAGTACCTCGACAGCAAGGAGGGCGGCGTGCGCACCGTTTCTCCGTGGGTCCGCAACCTCGAGAAACTCGGCATCACGCTGAACTTCGCGACCGTCGATTTCGCGCTCTACCAGGAGCGGCTCGACCGCTTCGACTTCGACATCACCACCATCAACTTTCCCGGCACCAACAACCCGGGCCAGTCGCTGCTCGAAATCTTCGGCAGCAAGGCGGCCAAGACGGAGAGTTCCGGCAACTACATGGGCGTTTCCACCCCGGCTATCGATGCGCTGCTCAAGGACATCGTCGACGCCGACACCAAGGCGGAACTGATGCCCGCATGCCGCGCGCTGGACCGCGTCATCATGCACAGCCACTACCTGATTCCCCAGTGGACGCTGACCTCGCACCGCATCGTCTACGACGATTGGCGCCTGTCGTTCAAGTCCCCGATGCCCCCGTATGCCGGTGGTGAAGACTGGGTCATGGGCACCTGGTGGGCCAAGCAGCCGCCGAAGCAATAA
- a CDS encoding arginine/lysine/ornithine decarboxylase, with product MKFRFPIVIIDEDFRSENTSGLGIRALAQAIETEGFEVLGVTSYGDLSQFAQQQSRASAFILSIDDEEFTVGPDLDPAVLSLRNFIGEVRRKNADVPIYIYGETKTSRHIPNDILRELHGFIHMFEDTPEFVARHIIREAKSYLEGVQPPFFKALIDYAEDGSYSWHCPGHSGGVAFLKSPVGQMFHQFFGENMLRADVCNAVEELGQLLDHTGPVAASERNAARIFNADHCFFVTNGTSTSNKMVWHHTVAPDDVVVVDRNCHKSILHAIIMTGAIPVFMKPTRNHFGIIGPIPKSEFEQSAIKAKIKANPLLADVDADKVKPRVMTLTQSTYDGVIYNTETIKNMLDGYVDTLHFDEAWLPHAAFHPFYGAYHAMGKRRVRPKESLVFATQSTHKLLAGISQASHVLVQDSQNRQLDRDLFNEAYLMHSSTSPQYAIIASCDVAAAMMEPPGGTALVEESILEALDFRRAMRKVEEEFGKDEWWFKVWGPEKLVDEGIGRAEDWIMHGEKNGPSKSKSKKSPRNWHGFGELADGFNMLDPIKSTIVTPGLDLEGNFAETGIPASVVTKFLAEHGVIVEKTGLYSFFIMFTIGITKGRWNTLLTALQQFKDDYARNQPMWRILPEFCQQHPGYERLGLRDLCQHIHQLYARYDVARLTTEMYLSDLTPAMKPSDAFAHIAHRKTERVEIDELEGRITTSLITPYPPGIPLLIPGEVFNKKIVDYLKFSREFNLQCPGFETDIHGLVARVDETGKKRYYADCVRQTAK from the coding sequence ATGAAATTCCGCTTTCCCATCGTCATCATCGACGAGGACTTCCGCTCCGAAAACACTTCGGGCCTCGGCATCCGCGCGCTCGCGCAGGCCATCGAGACGGAGGGCTTCGAGGTGCTGGGCGTCACGAGTTATGGCGACCTGAGCCAGTTCGCCCAGCAGCAAAGCCGCGCCAGCGCCTTCATTCTGTCGATCGACGATGAAGAATTCACCGTCGGCCCCGACCTCGATCCGGCCGTGCTGAGCCTGCGCAACTTCATCGGCGAGGTGCGCCGCAAGAACGCCGATGTGCCGATCTACATCTACGGCGAGACCAAGACCTCGCGCCACATCCCGAACGACATCCTGCGCGAGCTGCACGGCTTCATCCACATGTTCGAGGACACCCCCGAATTCGTGGCGCGCCACATCATCCGCGAGGCCAAGAGCTATCTCGAAGGCGTGCAGCCGCCGTTCTTCAAGGCGCTGATCGACTACGCGGAAGACGGTTCCTACTCCTGGCATTGCCCCGGCCATTCGGGCGGCGTGGCGTTCCTGAAGAGCCCGGTGGGCCAGATGTTCCACCAGTTCTTCGGCGAAAACATGCTGCGCGCCGACGTCTGCAACGCCGTGGAAGAACTGGGCCAGCTGCTCGACCACACCGGCCCGGTGGCCGCCAGCGAGCGCAACGCGGCGCGCATCTTCAATGCCGACCACTGCTTCTTCGTGACCAACGGCACCAGCACCAGCAACAAGATGGTCTGGCACCACACCGTGGCGCCCGACGACGTGGTGGTGGTCGACCGCAACTGCCACAAGTCGATCCTGCACGCGATCATCATGACCGGCGCGATTCCGGTGTTCATGAAGCCGACGCGCAACCACTTCGGCATCATCGGCCCGATTCCGAAGAGCGAGTTCGAGCAGAGCGCCATCAAGGCCAAGATCAAGGCCAACCCGCTGCTGGCCGATGTCGATGCCGACAAGGTCAAGCCGCGCGTGATGACGCTCACGCAGTCGACCTACGACGGCGTGATCTACAACACCGAGACCATCAAGAACATGCTCGACGGCTACGTCGACACGTTGCATTTCGACGAAGCCTGGCTGCCGCACGCCGCCTTCCACCCGTTCTACGGCGCCTACCACGCGATGGGCAAGCGCCGCGTGCGCCCGAAGGAGTCGCTGGTGTTCGCCACCCAGTCCACGCACAAGCTGCTCGCCGGCATCAGCCAGGCCAGCCACGTGCTGGTGCAGGACTCGCAGAACCGTCAGCTCGACCGCGACCTCTTCAACGAGGCCTACCTGATGCACTCGTCGACCAGCCCGCAGTACGCGATCATCGCGAGCTGCGACGTGGCCGCCGCCATGATGGAGCCGCCCGGCGGCACCGCGCTGGTGGAAGAAAGCATCCTGGAGGCGCTGGACTTCCGCCGCGCCATGCGCAAGGTCGAGGAAGAATTCGGCAAGGACGAGTGGTGGTTCAAGGTCTGGGGCCCCGAGAAGCTCGTCGACGAAGGCATCGGCCGCGCCGAAGACTGGATCATGCACGGCGAGAAGAACGGCCCGTCCAAGAGCAAGAGCAAGAAGTCGCCGCGCAACTGGCACGGCTTCGGCGAACTGGCCGACGGCTTCAACATGCTCGACCCGATCAAGTCGACCATCGTGACGCCGGGCCTCGACCTCGAAGGCAACTTTGCCGAGACCGGCATTCCTGCCAGCGTGGTCACCAAGTTCCTCGCGGAACACGGCGTGATCGTGGAGAAGACGGGCCTGTACAGCTTCTTCATCATGTTCACCATCGGCATCACCAAGGGCCGCTGGAACACGCTGCTCACGGCGCTGCAGCAGTTCAAGGACGACTACGCGCGCAACCAGCCGATGTGGCGCATCCTGCCGGAGTTCTGCCAGCAGCACCCGGGCTACGAGCGCCTCGGCTTGCGCGACCTGTGCCAGCACATCCACCAGCTGTATGCGCGCTACGACGTGGCGCGCCTCACGACCGAGATGTACCTGAGCGACCTGACGCCGGCCATGAAGCCCAGCGACGCCTTCGCCCATATCGCGCACCGCAAGACCGAGCGCGTGGAGATCGACGAGCTCGAAGGCCGCATCACCACCAGCCTGATCACGCCGTACCCGCCGGGCATTCCGCTGCTGATTCCGGGCGAAGTGTTCAACAAGAAGATCGTCGACTACCTCAAGTTCTCGCGCGAGTTCAACCTGCAGTGCCCGGGTTTCGAGACCGACATCCACGGCTTGGTGGCGCGCGTCGACGAAACGGGCAAGAAGCGCTACTACGCTGACTGCGTGCGCCAGACGGCCAAGTAA
- a CDS encoding DNA ligase, which yields MLTRRSLLLAGFGWAVAHAAAARDGAPSLMLADVYRPGMSLEDQWVSEKYDGVRGYWDGKQLWTRGGERIAAPAWFTAPLPRQPMDGELWVGRGRFARTVSTVRSKTPNDIAWREMHFMVFDLPTQGGDFTTRLSKLRKLLPITDAPWVVAVPQERATTHAELQALLDKTVKMGGEGLMLHRGASLYRGERNSDLLKFKPYDDAEARVVEHIMTKSRRGPRLAALLVETPEGQRFKLGTGLTDAERENPPPIGSWVTYRFDGTTANGLPKLARFARVHEG from the coding sequence ATGCTGACTCGCCGTTCTCTTCTGCTCGCCGGCTTCGGTTGGGCCGTCGCCCATGCCGCGGCGGCACGCGATGGCGCACCGTCGCTGATGCTGGCGGACGTCTACCGCCCCGGCATGTCGCTCGAGGACCAATGGGTCAGCGAGAAATACGACGGCGTGCGAGGCTACTGGGACGGCAAGCAGCTCTGGACACGCGGCGGCGAGCGCATCGCGGCCCCGGCGTGGTTCACCGCGCCGCTGCCCAGGCAGCCGATGGACGGCGAACTCTGGGTGGGGCGCGGCCGGTTCGCGCGTACCGTGTCCACGGTGCGCAGCAAGACACCCAACGACATCGCGTGGCGCGAGATGCACTTCATGGTCTTCGACCTGCCCACACAGGGCGGCGACTTCACGACGCGCCTCTCCAAGCTGCGCAAGCTGCTGCCGATCACCGACGCGCCGTGGGTCGTCGCCGTTCCACAGGAACGCGCGACCACGCACGCCGAGCTTCAGGCCCTGCTCGACAAGACTGTGAAGATGGGCGGCGAGGGCCTGATGCTGCATCGCGGCGCTTCGCTCTACCGGGGCGAGCGCAACAGCGACCTGCTCAAGTTCAAGCCCTACGACGACGCCGAGGCCCGCGTGGTCGAGCACATCATGACCAAGAGTCGCCGGGGCCCGCGGCTCGCCGCGCTGCTGGTCGAAACGCCCGAAGGCCAGCGCTTCAAGCTCGGCACCGGCCTGACCGACGCCGAGCGCGAGAATCCGCCACCCATCGGCAGCTGGGTCACGTACCGCTTCGACGGCACCACCGCCAACGGCTTGCCCAAGCTCGCGCGCTTCGCAAGGGTGCACGAAGGCTAA
- a CDS encoding microcin C ABC transporter permease YejB has product MLSYVLKRLLLFIPTLLGVLLVTFLVIQFVPGGPVEQYLAEAKTAGRGGGGGGFESGGGSYRGNQGVDPKRLEQIKALYGFDKPPHERLWQMLGQFARFDLGKSFFQNKDVWTLILEKLPVSISLGLWTFFISYGVAVPLGVAKAVRAGTRFDLISTLIVLIGYAIPGFVLGVALLVVFGGQLQWFPLRGLTSANWDDLSWGARIVDYLWHITLPVTAMVLGSFAVTAMLTKNAFLEEIRKQYVLTARAKGLGERQVLWKHVFRNALIPIITGLPSAFIGAFFAGSLLIETLFSLDGLGLLGYESVIRRDYPVVLGTLYLFTLIGLVTKLISDLCYVWVDPRVKFE; this is encoded by the coding sequence GTGCTCTCTTATGTCCTCAAGCGATTGCTGTTGTTCATTCCGACATTGCTCGGCGTTCTGCTCGTCACTTTTCTCGTCATTCAATTCGTGCCCGGCGGCCCGGTCGAGCAGTACCTGGCCGAGGCCAAGACGGCGGGCCGCGGCGGCGGAGGTGGCGGTTTCGAATCGGGCGGCGGCAGCTACCGGGGCAACCAGGGGGTGGACCCCAAGCGCCTGGAGCAGATCAAGGCCCTCTACGGCTTCGACAAACCGCCGCACGAGCGCCTTTGGCAGATGCTCGGGCAGTTCGCGCGCTTCGACCTCGGCAAGAGCTTCTTCCAGAACAAGGATGTCTGGACGCTGATCCTCGAGAAGCTGCCGGTGTCCATCAGCCTGGGTTTGTGGACTTTCTTCATCAGCTACGGAGTGGCCGTGCCCCTGGGCGTTGCCAAGGCGGTGAGGGCGGGCACGCGCTTCGACCTGATCAGCACGCTGATCGTGCTGATCGGCTATGCCATTCCGGGCTTCGTGCTGGGGGTGGCGCTGCTGGTGGTCTTCGGCGGGCAACTGCAGTGGTTTCCGCTGCGTGGGCTGACCTCCGCCAACTGGGACGACCTGAGCTGGGGCGCGCGCATCGTCGACTACCTGTGGCACATCACGCTGCCGGTGACGGCCATGGTGCTCGGCAGCTTCGCGGTGACGGCGATGCTCACCAAGAACGCATTTCTCGAGGAAATCCGCAAGCAGTACGTGCTGACCGCGCGGGCCAAGGGGCTGGGCGAGCGGCAGGTGCTGTGGAAGCACGTGTTCCGCAATGCGCTGATTCCGATCATCACGGGCCTGCCGTCGGCCTTCATCGGCGCCTTCTTCGCGGGCTCGCTGCTTATCGAGACCCTGTTCTCGCTCGACGGGCTGGGTCTGCTGGGCTACGAGAGCGTGATCCGCCGCGACTATCCGGTGGTGCTGGGCACGCTGTACCTCTTCACGCTGATCGGCTTGGTGACGAAGCTGATTTCCGATCTCTGCTACGTATGGGTGGACCCGCGTGTCAAATTCGAATGA
- the fabI gene encoding enoyl-ACP reductase FabI — protein MGFLSGKKLLITGVLSNRSIAYGIAKACHEQGAELAFSYVGERFKDRITEYAADFGSKLIFDCDVGDDAQIDKLFADLAQTWPKFDGFVHSIGFAPRESIAGDFLDGLSREGFKIAHDISAYSFPAMAKSALPYLNDKSALLTLTYLGAERALPNYNTMGLAKASLEASVRYTAASLGPKGMRVNGISAGPIKTLAASGIKGFGKMLAAVADASPIRRNVTIEEVGNVAAFLLSDLASGVTAEITYVDGGFSNVVGGMAE, from the coding sequence ATGGGCTTTCTTTCCGGCAAGAAACTGCTGATCACTGGTGTATTGAGCAATCGCTCCATTGCTTATGGCATTGCCAAGGCCTGTCATGAACAGGGCGCGGAGCTCGCCTTCAGCTACGTCGGCGAGCGATTCAAGGACCGTATCACCGAATATGCCGCAGACTTCGGCTCGAAGCTCATTTTCGACTGCGATGTGGGCGACGACGCGCAAATCGACAAGCTCTTCGCCGATCTGGCGCAGACCTGGCCCAAGTTCGACGGCTTCGTGCACAGCATCGGCTTCGCGCCGCGCGAGTCCATCGCCGGCGACTTCCTCGACGGGCTCTCGCGCGAAGGCTTCAAGATCGCGCACGACATCAGTGCCTACAGCTTCCCGGCCATGGCCAAGTCGGCCCTGCCCTACCTCAACGACAAGTCGGCCCTGCTCACGCTGACCTACCTGGGCGCCGAGCGCGCACTGCCCAACTACAACACCATGGGCCTTGCCAAGGCCTCGCTCGAGGCCTCGGTGCGCTACACGGCCGCCTCGCTCGGCCCGAAGGGCATGCGGGTCAACGGCATCAGCGCCGGCCCGATCAAGACGCTGGCGGCCAGCGGCATCAAGGGCTTCGGCAAGATGCTCGCGGCCGTGGCCGACGCCTCGCCGATCCGCCGCAACGTGACGATCGAAGAAGTCGGCAACGTGGCCGCCTTCCTGCTGAGCGACCTGGCCAGCGGCGTGACGGCGGAGATCACCTATGTCGACGGCGGCTTCAGCAACGTCGTCGGGGGCATGGCGGAGTAA